In Halarcobacter bivalviorum, a genomic segment contains:
- a CDS encoding sulfite exporter TauE/SafE family protein translates to MESISILTIITIAFLGSFGHCIGMCGGIVVAYSSTKVNSTWNKRKQASSHILYSFGRITTYVILGAFFGLIGSVITFNNTAGGILLIVTGILMVLVGLSLSGKLKFLTSIEHSVSKSELYQKSFRRLLSSNSLFSFYFLGMLNGLLPCGFVYVFAITAASTANPMWGAFVMLVFGLSTIPAMFSLGFFVGIFKQLALRNLFITLASILVILFGLYTMYNGYNFMKGQDKVILNSID, encoded by the coding sequence ATGGAAAGTATTAGTATTCTAACAATAATCACAATAGCATTTTTAGGATCTTTCGGACACTGTATCGGTATGTGCGGAGGAATAGTTGTAGCTTATTCAAGTACAAAGGTAAATAGTACTTGGAATAAAAGAAAACAAGCAAGCTCTCATATTTTATACTCTTTTGGAAGAATTACTACATATGTGATTTTAGGTGCTTTTTTTGGACTTATTGGCTCAGTTATTACTTTTAATAATACAGCAGGTGGAATACTTTTAATTGTAACTGGAATTTTAATGGTTTTAGTTGGTCTATCTTTAAGTGGAAAGCTAAAATTTTTAACTTCAATTGAACACTCAGTTTCAAAGTCTGAACTTTATCAAAAAAGCTTTAGAAGGCTTTTAAGTTCAAACTCTTTATTTAGTTTCTATTTTCTTGGAATGTTAAATGGTTTATTACCTTGTGGTTTTGTATATGTTTTCGCAATTACAGCTGCAAGTACTGCAAATCCTATGTGGGGAGCATTTGTAATGCTTGTTTTTGGACTTAGTACAATCCCTGCAATGTTTTCTTTAGGTTTTTTTGTAGGAATCTTTAAACAATTAGCACTTAGAAATCTATTTATAACGCTTGCTTCAATTTTAGTGATTTTATTTGGACTTTATACTATGTATAATGGTTATAACTTTATGAAAGGGCAAGATAAAGTTATTCTTAATTCTATAGATTAA
- a CDS encoding LptE family protein, whose amino-acid sequence MKIILNAIISIFLGLFITACSVKNEKISNKNIVTENKEIETIYIQKIENDTLNLNEYLKEELLNLKKELTLNKNSSDAVIKTRILSSKMDFEHFYKQTNTTKCLNYRITKNSRICIEYGKVKIPCSKKTFYLETKIDVLKQNKELLFSKIYKKTFISSSCTKIKDSFKPSYILVKNRDYQIKKHNSELAKIIAKESIAEISKHLSTS is encoded by the coding sequence ATGAAAATAATCTTAAATGCAATAATATCGATATTTTTAGGACTTTTTATAACAGCTTGCAGTGTAAAAAATGAAAAGATATCAAATAAAAATATAGTTACTGAAAATAAAGAAATTGAAACTATTTATATACAAAAAATTGAAAATGATACATTAAACTTAAATGAATATCTAAAAGAAGAACTTTTAAATTTAAAAAAAGAGTTAACTTTAAATAAAAATAGTAGTGATGCTGTAATTAAAACTAGAATTCTAAGTTCAAAAATGGATTTTGAACACTTTTATAAACAAACAAATACAACTAAATGTTTAAATTATAGAATTACTAAAAATTCAAGAATTTGTATAGAATATGGCAAAGTTAAAATACCTTGTAGTAAAAAAACTTTTTACTTAGAGACAAAAATTGATGTATTAAAACAAAATAAAGAACTATTATTTTCAAAAATCTATAAAAAAACTTTTATTTCAAGCTCTTGCACAAAAATAAAAGACTCTTTTAAACCAAGTTACATACTAGTTAAAAATAGAGATTATCAAATCAAAAAACATAATTCAGAACTTGCAAAAATCATTGCGAAAGAGTCTATAGCTGAGATTAGTAAACACCTATCTACTAGTTAA
- the glmS gene encoding methylaspartate mutase subunit S translates to MKVVTGVVGNDIHVVANRLIELSLQARGFEVFNLGVNTYLEEFVDAVIETNADILLISSLNGEAEGWCREVKILKAKYGNLLDNVVFMIGGNLVVGTGSAEDIVPRFKNYGFDLVFHQVDLNTGLDELEKFMKERDK, encoded by the coding sequence ATGAAAGTAGTAACAGGTGTAGTTGGAAACGACATCCACGTTGTAGCAAACAGACTTATAGAACTTTCACTGCAAGCAAGAGGCTTTGAGGTATTTAACTTAGGTGTTAATACTTACTTAGAAGAGTTTGTTGATGCAGTGATTGAAACAAATGCTGACATTCTTTTAATCTCTTCATTAAATGGAGAAGCAGAAGGTTGGTGTAGAGAAGTGAAAATTTTAAAAGCAAAATACGGAAATCTTCTTGATAATGTAGTTTTTATGATAGGTGGAAACTTAGTTGTAGGAACAGGAAGTGCAGAAGATATTGTTCCAAGATTTAAAAATTATGGATTTGACTTAGTATTTCATCAGGTTGATTTAAATACAGGCTTAGATGAATTAGAAAAATTCATGAAGGAAAGAGATAAATGA
- a CDS encoding methylaspartate mutase, translated as MSLLQEERNIILNNEYVDNFDFAEVEEFVKNASKDLFISYNFKTKDKMLVQPRGGFPTYDKMFALYEFFDKANVDVLPCTIDSNTRLNDYATAKKMLRLSEENEVDMLNGYPLINHGYRTSRKMMTHFNKPISLRHGTPDARLLIETAIASGIFEIEGGPITYLLPYSKNFPLDKAFLYWKYVERVCAEYSKLNEPINRESFGPLTATLVPPCITIVIQLLEMLLSLEEGVKSFSVSFSQTGSMNQDIVMGAVLRKLAKHYSEEIGVTDADIHLVYHQWMGAFPMDQNYASQLINMSTVIAAMVGANKIITKTKQEASGIPTKEANAETVANTQYTLRILNGLPNIVDKEEEEILTAEVMAIMEAVFNDPADTLWRKVFNSIKNGTIDVPFSPHIINNNEMITVRDRNKNIRIIKRGKVPIPDRCFEYEKNQCDLNKDTTSIVNDIIHDIGIMQ; from the coding sequence ATGAGTTTATTACAAGAAGAAAGAAATATCATCTTAAACAATGAATATGTTGATAATTTTGATTTCGCTGAAGTTGAAGAGTTTGTAAAAAATGCTTCAAAAGATCTTTTTATCTCTTATAATTTTAAAACAAAAGATAAAATGCTGGTTCAACCAAGAGGTGGTTTCCCAACATACGATAAAATGTTTGCTCTTTATGAGTTCTTTGATAAAGCAAATGTAGATGTTTTACCTTGTACTATTGACTCAAATACAAGACTTAATGATTATGCAACTGCAAAAAAGATGTTAAGACTTAGTGAAGAGAACGAAGTTGATATGTTAAATGGTTATCCTTTAATTAACCATGGATATAGAACATCAAGAAAAATGATGACACATTTTAATAAACCTATTTCATTAAGACATGGTACTCCTGATGCAAGACTACTTATTGAAACAGCAATTGCTTCTGGTATCTTTGAAATTGAAGGTGGACCAATTACATATTTACTACCTTATTCTAAAAACTTTCCTTTAGATAAAGCTTTCCTTTACTGGAAGTATGTAGAGAGAGTTTGTGCTGAATACTCAAAACTAAATGAACCAATCAATAGAGAATCATTTGGTCCACTAACAGCAACACTTGTTCCTCCTTGTATTACTATTGTAATCCAACTTTTAGAGATGTTATTATCACTTGAAGAAGGTGTTAAATCATTCTCTGTATCATTTTCTCAAACTGGTTCAATGAATCAAGATATTGTAATGGGAGCAGTACTTAGAAAATTAGCAAAACACTATTCAGAAGAGATTGGTGTTACTGATGCTGATATTCACTTAGTTTATCACCAATGGATGGGTGCATTCCCTATGGATCAAAACTATGCTTCTCAACTTATAAATATGAGTACAGTAATTGCTGCTATGGTTGGTGCAAATAAAATTATTACAAAAACAAAACAAGAAGCTTCTGGAATTCCTACAAAAGAGGCAAATGCAGAAACAGTTGCAAATACACAATATACTCTTAGAATTTTAAATGGATTACCAAATATTGTTGATAAAGAAGAAGAGGAAATTTTAACAGCTGAAGTTATGGCTATTATGGAAGCTGTATTTAATGACCCCGCTGATACTCTTTGGAGAAAAGTATTTAACTCAATTAAAAATGGAACAATTGATGTACCTTTCTCTCCTCATATTATAAATAACAATGAGATGATTACAGTAAGAGATAGAAATAAGAATATTAGAATCATAAAAAGAGGGAAAGTTCCAATTCCAGATAGATGTTTTGAATATGAAAAAAATCAATGTGATTTAAATAAAGATACAACATCTATTGTAAATGATATTATCCATGATATAGGAATTATGCAATGA